In Quercus robur chromosome 10, dhQueRobu3.1, whole genome shotgun sequence, a genomic segment contains:
- the LOC126702653 gene encoding disease resistance protein RPV1-like isoform X2 produces the protein MALLDMKTDSSSFPSSSSAAVRWNYDVFLSFRGKDTRYNFVGHLYEALIQKGIHIFKDDINLDRGRPILPELLKAIGESRFAIVIISEDYASSDSCLVELAHIIHCKKEMGMTILPVFHHVDPSNIRKQLGTFEQAFIEHEKKENKETVEKWRDALREVGSLSGWHLKEYCSEIENIKDIVGCISLHLKYDALPYIAKDLVGINSRMEEFESHLALGSNDVRFIGIWGMGGMGKTTLARVVYYMVSIKFEACSFIEDVRERSERDGLVTLQQDLISDILKGTDLKIRDKYDGVINIRNRLRCKRILLVLDDVDKLDQLKFLVGEHDWFGPGSRIIITTRDEHVLKTHEVNEIYEVDGLNDEHALRLFSSKAFKGKHVPNDYLELSKHFLNYARGLPLALEVLGSFLNGKSIAEWKSALERLKDFPERIILQALKISFDGLRDAEKEIFLHIACFLNHKEKDHVLEVLDSLGLHPVIGLKELIDKSLLKITYMHIVWMHDLLEEMGKDIVRNECLNDPGKRSRLWCYKDIESVLKKNKGMKAVQAMHILCNYDKDEHEVKETCWSPEAISQMYNLKFLRIYGIFQDPQHLPNSLRVLCWSYYPSNSLPSTFQPDELVMLCLPHSRNEQLCIGIKNFDKLKIIDLSSSGFIISPDFTGVPNLEKLNLSSCQKLRELHPSVGILKKLVHFDLKFCENLVCLPNTICSLNSLERLDLCGCSNFDNLPENLGNLKGLKMLYLSGTAIKELPSSIDGLTTLTSLTLNDCKNLVCLPSTICSLKLLERLDLSRCSNFDNLPENLGNLKGLKELNLSGTSIKELPSSIDGLTALTSLTLQDCENLVCLPSTICSLKLLECLDLYGCSNFDNLPENLGNLKGLEELYLSGTAIKELPSSIDGLTALTLLSLKDCENLVCLPSTICSLKLLERLDLSRCSNFDNLPENLGNLKGLKMLYLSGTAIKELPSSIDGLTTLTSLTLNDCKNLVCLPSTICSLKLLERLDLSRCSNFDNLPENLGNLKGLKELNLSGTSIKELPSSIDGLTALTSLTLQDCENLVCLPSTICSLKLLECLDLYGCSNFDNLPENLGNLKGLKNLHLSGTAIKELPSSIDGLTTLTSLTLNDCKNLVCLPSIICSLNSLERLDLYGCSNFDNLPENLGNLKGLKNLHLSGTAIKELPSSIDGLTTLTSLTLNDCKNLVCLPSTICSLNSLERLDLCGCSNFDNLLENLGNLNGLKNLHLSGTAIKELPSSIDGLTTLTSLTLWSCRNLVCLPNTICCLISLECLEISGCSSFEYLPENLGNVKGLKKLGLSGSAIKELPSSIERLMHLTSLNLLDCFNLGCLPNTTCGFKFHGTLDLSTCSRFKNLPEMPWIIEGLLMLDLSNTVIEEMPSSIGRLTDLTALTLRFCMNLVRLPSTICSWKSLESLDLLGCLKFKNLPKNIGNMKDLEVLNLCWTSIIEFPSSIVLLKNLKHLYIRGWKLSEFYSQSASLELMDPLWNLPFSQPTSPQECIGLPSFLYSSLPTSPVLVGLLLPSLSGLHSLTYLCINDCDLLSIPDDIGCLSSLECLNLSGNNFVSLPESMSQLFNLRRLYLEGCKRLQSLGNVLSTIDSVIANDCSSLERLPELQFYPFMSNHSLFQCFNCFKLVDYIQNGSNMLQGLPNIVIPGGEIPKWFSNEFQGDNIQLSFPGCDELMGIVLCVVFVPNGSHQYHRNWNFTCIFQLNGLKIADFSQSYYFTTKYGRIESPHIWLLYLSTHRSVSNWGKICSRIDANGFRQLKIQIFAEVVEKIGVQLVYKQDMEDPNQTMAQCISNNSTLYEDFGVVHHDIDNSPIESSRNKQSRDVDDGAGPSGEGYSNEEPQPKWIQGEIFDYFAMEGGDQISKKLESIHGGKEDIYQDIEDPNQTLTQLSINSRKLYEELGDLSHDSYNSAAEGSRIKRRLDEEDGAGPSGEGYSNNEPHPKTRRMYG, from the exons ATGGCTTTATTGGACATGAAGACGGACTCGTCATCTTTCCCAAGTTCTTCTTCAGCTGCTGTCCGATGGAATTATGACGTCTTTCTCAGTTTCAGAGGCAAGGACACCCGCTACAATTTTGTGGGTCATCTTTATGAAGCTTTGATACAAAAAGGCATTCACATTTTTAAAGACGATATAAACCTTGACAGAGGAAGACCCATCTTACCAGAGCTGTTGAAAGCAATAGGGGAGTCGAGATTTGCTATTGTCATTATCTCAGAAGACTACGCATCTTCAGATTCGTGTTTAGTTGAACTTGCACACATCATTCACTGCAAGAAAGAGATGGGAATGACAATTCTGCCTGTTTTTCACCATGTGGATCCATCCAATATACGGAAACAACTGGGAACTTTTGAGcaggcatttattgaacatgaAAAAAAGGAGAACAAAGAGACGGTGGAGAAATGGAGAGATGCTTTGAGAGAAGTGGGCAGCCTGAGCGGATGGCATTTAAAGGAATATTG CTCTGAGATAGAAAACATCAAAGACATCGTGGGATGTATATCGCTTCACTTGAAATATGATGCATTACCATACATTGCCAAGGACCTAGTAGGAATAAACTCTCGAATGGAGGAATTTGAGTCGCATTTAGCTTTAGGGTCAAACGATGTTCGCTTTATAGGGATTTGGGGGATGGGGGGAATGGGCAAGACAACTCTTGCTAGAGTTGTTTATTATATGGTTTCTATTAAATTTGAAGCTTGTAGTTTTATTGAGGATGTTAGGGAAAGATCTGAAAGAGATGGTTTAGTTACACTACAACAGGATCTTATTTCTGATATTTTGAAGGGAACAGATTTGAAAATTAGAGATAAGTATGATGGAGTTATCAATATCAGGAATAGGTTACGTTGTAAAAGGATTCTTCTTGTCCTTGATGATGTAGATAAATTGGACCAGTTGAAATTCTTAGTTGGGGAGCATGATTGGTTTGGTCCGGGCAGTAGAATTATCATAACAACAAGAGATGAGCATGTGTTGAAAACACATGAAGTAAATGAAATATATGAAGTTGATGGATTGAATGATGAACATGCTCTTCGACTATTTTCATCAAAAGCCTTTAAAGGCAAACATGTCCCAAATGATTATTTAGAGCTGTCTAAACATTTTTTGAATTATGCTAGGGGCCTTCCATTAGCTCTTGAGGTTTTAGGTTCATTTTTGAATGGAAAAAGTATTGCTGAATGGAAAAGTGCATTAGAGAGGCTCAAAGATTTTCCTGAGAGAATCATTCTCCAAGCACTTAAAATAAGTTTCGATGGACTCCGTGATGCAGAGAAGGAAATATTCCTGCATATTGCATGCTTCCTTAACCACAAGGAGAAAGATCATGTATTAGAAGTACTGGATAGTCTTGGCCTTCATCCTGTCATTGGATTGAAGGAACTCATTGATAAATCCCTCTTGAAAATTACGTATATGCATATAGTGTGGATGCATGATTTACTAGAAGAAATGGGGAAGGACATAGTTCGTAACGAGTGCCTTAATGATCCTGGAAAGCGTAGTAGATTGTGGTGTTATAAGGACATTGAAAGCgtgttgaaaaaaaataag GGAATGAAAGCAGTTCAAGCCAtgcatattttgtgtaattatgATAAAGATGAACATGAAGTAAAAGAGACATGTTGGAGCCCTGAGGCCATTTCGCAAATGTACAATCTTAAATTTCTTAGAATTTATGGTATTTTCCAGGATCCTCAACATCTTCCAAATTCTTTAAGAGTTCTCTGTTGGAGTTATTATCCTTCAAATTCTCTACCGTCAACTTTCCAGCCAGATGAGCTTGTTATGCTTTGTTTGCCACATAGCAGAAATGAACAACTTTGCATAGGAATAAAG aattttgacaagttgaagatCATCGACTTGTCTTCGTCGGGCTTCATTATATCCCCAGACTTCACTGGAGTCCCAAATCTTGAGAAATTAAATCTTTCATCTTGTCAAAAATTACGTGAGCTTCACCCATCCGTTGGAATTCTTAAAAAGCTTGTTCATTTTGATCTAAAGTTTTGCGAAAATCTTGTGTGTCTTCCTAACACCATTTGTAGTTTGAATTCACTTGAACGGCTTGATCTTTGTGG ATGCtcaaattttgacaacttgCCGGAGAACCTAGGGAATCTCAAAGGTCTCAAGATGCTTTATTTGAGTGGAACAGCTATAAAAGAGCTGCCTTCATCAATTGATGGTTTGACAACCCTTACTTCGTTGACTCTTAACGATTGTAAGAATCTTGTGTGTCTTCCTAGCACcatttgtagtttgaaattGCTAGAACGTCTTGATCTTTCTAGATGCtcaaattttgacaacttgCCGGAGAACCTAGGGAATCTCAAAG GTCTCAAGGAGCTTAATTTGAGTGGAACATCTATAAAAGAGCTGCCTTCATCAATTGATGGTTTGACAGCCCTTACATCATTGACTCTCCAAGATTGTGAGAATCTTGTGTGCCTTCCTAGCACcatttgtagtttgaaattGCTAGAATGTCTTGATCTTTATGG ATGCtcaaattttgacaacttgCCGGAGAACCTAGGGAATCTCAAAGGTCTCGAGGAGCTTTATTTGAGTGGAACAGCTATAAAAGAGCTGCCTTCATCAATTGATGGTTTGACAGCCCTTACTTTATTGAGTCTCAAAGATTGTGAGAATCTTGTGTGTCTTCCTAGCACcatttgtagtttgaaattGCTAGAACGTCTTGATCTTTCTAGATGCtcaaattttgacaacttgCCGGAGAACCTAGGGAATCTCAAAGGTCTCAAGATGCTTTATTTGAGTGGAACAGCTATAAAAGAGCTGCCTTCATCAATTGATGGTTTGACAACCCTTACTTCGTTGACTCTTAACGATTGTAAGAATCTTGTGTGTCTTCCTAGCACcatttgtagtttgaaattGCTAGAACGTCTTGATCTTTCTAGATGCtcaaattttgacaacttgCCGGAGAACCTAGGGAATCTCAAAG GTCTCAAGGAGCTTAATTTGAGTGGAACATCTATAAAAGAGCTGCCTTCATCAATTGATGGTTTGACAGCCCTTACATCATTGACTCTCCAAGATTGTGAGAATCTTGTGTGCCTTCCTAGCACcatttgtagtttgaaattGCTAGAATGTCTTGATCTTTATGGGTGCtcaaattttgacaacttgCCGGAGAACCTAGGGAATCTCAAAG GTCTCAAGAACCTTCACTTGAGTGGAACAGCTATAAAAGAGTTGCCTTCATCAATTGATGGTTTGACAACCCTTACTTCATTGACTCTTAACGATTGTAAGAATCTTGTGTGTCTTCCTAGCATCATTTGTAGTTTGAATTCACTTGAAAGGCTTGATCTTTATGGGTGCtcaaattttgacaacttgCCGGAGAACCTAGGAAATCTCAAAGGTCTCAAGAACCTTCACTTGAGTGGAACAGCTATAAAAGAATTGCCTTCATCAATTGATGGTTTGACAACCCTTACTTCATTGACTCTTAACGATTGTAAGAATCTTGTGTGTCTTCCTAGCACCATTTGTAGTTTGAATTCACTTGAAAGGCTTGATCTTTGTGGGTGCtcaaattttgacaacttgCTGGAGAACCTAGGAAATCTCAATGGTCTCAAGAACCTTCACTTGAGTGGAACAGCTATAAAAGAGTTGCCTTCATCAATTGATGGTTTGACAACCCTTACTTCATTGACTCTTTGGAGTTGCAGAAATCTTGTGTGTCTTCCTAACACCATTTGTTGTTTGATATCGCTTGAATGTCTTGAGATTTCTGGGTGCTCAAGTTTTGAATACTTGCCAGAGAATCTAGGGAATGTCAAAGGCCTAAAGAAGCTTGGTTTGAGTGGATCAGCTATAAAGGAGTTGCCTTCATCAATTGAACGTTTGATGCACCTTACTTCATTGAATTTGCTTGATTGCTTTAATCTTGGGTGTCTTCCTAACACAACTTGTGGTTTTAAGTTCCATGGCACTCTTGATCTTTCTACATGCTCAAGATTCAAAAACTTGCCAGAGATGCCATGGATAATCGAAGGTCTATTGATGCTTGATTTGAGTAATACAGTTATAGAAGAGATGCCTTCATCAATTGGCCGTTTGACTGACCTTACTGCATTGACTCTAAGATTTTGCATGAATCTTGTGCGCCTTCCTAGCACCATTTGTAGTTGGAAATCGCTTGAATCTCTTGATCTTTTAGGatgtttaaaattcaaaaacttgcCAAAGAACATAGGAAATATGAAAGATTTGGAGGTGCTCAATTTGTGTTGGACATCCATAATAGAGTTTCCTTCTTCCATTGTTCTCCTTAAAAATCTCAAACATCTATATATTCGTGGATGGAAATTATCTGAATTTTATTCCCAGTCAGCAAGTCTTGAGTTGATGGACCCATTATGGAATTTACCATTTTCCCAGCCAACGAGTCCTCAGGAGTGCATAGGATTGCCgtcatttttatattcttcCCTGCCAACAAGTCCTGTTTTAGTGGGCTTATTATTGCCTTCCTTATCGGGTCTGCATTCTTTAACATATTTGTGTATTAATGATTGCGATCTTTTGTCAATCCCCGATGACATTGGCTGCCTGTCATCTTTAGAATGCTTAAACCTAAGtggaaataattttgtttcCCTTCCTGAAAGCATGTCCCAACTCTTTAATCTTCGAAGACTCTATTTGGAGGGTTGCAAGAGGCTTCAATCATTGGGAAATGTTCTGTCAACTATTGATTCTGTAATTGCAAACGATTGTAGCTCACTGGAGAGATTGCCAGAACTACAATTTTATCCTTTTATGTCAAATCACTCCCTTTTCCAATGTTTCAACTGCTTCAAATTGGTTGACTATATTCAAAATGGCAGTAACATGcttcag GGACTACCAAATATTGTTATTCCTGGAGGTGAAATTCCAAAATGGTTTAGCAATGAGTTTCAGGGTGATAACATACAATTGTCTTTTCCTGGGTGTGATGAGCTAATGGGAATTGTGTTGTGTGTTGTTTTTGTACCCAATGGGTCACATCAATATCATAGAAATTGGaattttacatgtatttttCAGCTCAATGGACTTAAGATTGCAGATTTCTCACAATCTTATTATTTTACGACAAAATATGGTAGAATTGAATCTCCTCATATTTGGCTGCTATATTTGTCCACTCACCGTTCCGTCTCCAATTGGGGCAAAATATGTAGTCGCATTGATGCCAATGGATTCCGTCAACTCAAGATTCAAATATTTGCAGAGGTGGTGGAGAAAATTGGGGTTCAGTTGGTATACAAGCAAGACATGGAAGATCCCAATCAAACCATGGCACAGTGCATCAGCAACAACAGCACACTGTATGAGGATTTTGGCGTAGTACATCATGATATTGACAATTCACCCATAGAAAGTAGCAGAAATAAGCAAAGCCGTGATGTGGATGATGGGGCTGGACCTAGTGGAGAAGGCTACTCTAATGAGGAACCACAGCCAAAGTGGATTCAAGGGGAAATTTTCGACTACTTTGCCA TGGAAGGAGGGGATCAAATATCCAAGAAGCTTGAATCCATTCACGGAGGGAAGGAGGATATTTACCAAGACATTGAAGATCCCAATCAAACTTTGACACAGTTAAGCATTAACAGCAGGAAGCTCTATGAGGAACTGGGTGATCTCAGCCATGATTCTTACAATTCAGCTGCAGAAGGTAGCAGAATTAAGCGAAGACTTGATGAGGAAGATGGGGCTGGACCTAGCGGAGAAGGCTACTCTAACAATGAACCACATCCAAAGACTCGGAGGATGTATGGCTGA